From Marinobacterium sp. LSUCC0821, a single genomic window includes:
- the plsX gene encoding phosphate acyltransferase PlsX, with protein MQQTYCIAIDAMGGDFGPRTTIQASLEALDRHPNLELVLVGDLQTLTEILSGRTHSRLSLKHASSVIASDSRVKSALRDGADSSMQIALNLVSEGECGAALSAGNTGALMALSRRTLGMIEGIERPAITAAVPTHNGQCQVLDLGANIDSTSEMLVQYAVLGRALVRVEQGVEPRVGLLNVGSEESKGNETLRDASAAIAELSDVKYVGFVEGSDLYSGEADLIVCDGMAGNVALKSSEGVARLIRQRIHQGFSSSLYRRVIAWLAKPVLKELSGQLSVGSRNGALFLGLNGLVVKSHGGVHSKQFGAAIDRTLDALQKDLISQIKNDVSQYLASRS; from the coding sequence GTGCAACAAACATATTGCATCGCCATCGATGCAATGGGCGGGGACTTCGGTCCCCGCACTACTATTCAGGCTTCACTCGAAGCTTTAGATCGCCATCCCAACCTTGAGTTGGTTCTTGTAGGTGATCTGCAAACTCTCACTGAGATTCTCTCAGGTCGCACTCATTCAAGACTTTCACTCAAACACGCTTCATCCGTTATTGCGTCTGATTCTCGGGTTAAATCTGCCCTGCGAGATGGTGCTGATAGCTCAATGCAAATTGCCCTTAATCTCGTTTCTGAGGGCGAATGTGGTGCTGCATTGAGCGCAGGTAACACTGGTGCTTTAATGGCTTTATCACGACGCACTCTAGGTATGATTGAAGGTATCGAGCGTCCTGCAATAACAGCTGCCGTGCCAACTCATAATGGCCAATGCCAGGTGTTAGATCTTGGTGCGAATATCGATTCCACTTCAGAGATGCTTGTACAGTATGCGGTGCTAGGTCGTGCATTGGTGCGTGTAGAGCAGGGTGTTGAGCCTAGAGTAGGTCTATTGAATGTAGGCTCTGAAGAGAGCAAAGGCAATGAGACGCTGCGCGATGCTTCTGCTGCTATTGCCGAGCTTTCTGATGTTAAATACGTAGGTTTTGTAGAGGGTTCAGATCTCTACTCAGGTGAAGCTGATCTCATCGTTTGTGATGGTATGGCGGGTAATGTCGCTCTAAAAAGCAGTGAAGGTGTAGCTAGATTGATACGCCAACGTATACATCAAGGTTTTAGCTCTTCGCTTTACCGTCGAGTCATCGCCTGGCTGGCTAAGCCAGTCTTGAAAGAGTTGTCTGGTCAGCTCAGCGTAGGTTCTCGAAATGGCGCGCTATTCTTAGGTTTAAACGGATTAGTTGTTAAGAGTCATGGCGGGGTGCATTCGAAACAGTTTGGTGCTGCGATTGACCGAACCCTTGATGCCCTCCAGAAAGATCTAATCTCCCAAATTAAAAATGATGTTAGCCAATATCTCGCTTCACGTTCGTGA
- the rpmF gene encoding 50S ribosomal protein L32: MAVQQNKKSRSRRDMRRSHDALGNPTLSVDQTTGETHRRHHVSADGFYRGRQVVAKGDE, translated from the coding sequence ATGGCAGTTCAGCAGAACAAAAAGTCACGTTCACGTCGCGATATGCGTCGTTCACACGATGCACTTGGTAACCCAACTCTTTCAGTGGACCAGACTACAGGTGAAACTCACCGTCGTCACCACGTGAGTGCAGATGGCTTCTACCGCGGTCGTCAGGTAGTAGCAAAAGGCGACGAGTAA
- a CDS encoding YceD family protein, whose amino-acid sequence MPELASLLVDANGEVSVELQFAVDEQKLRTVSGQAHAEVKQLCQRCLEPVTLNLDAEFNLAVVLNEEQAKNLPRYYDPLLLDEEVELSTLVEEELILSLPVVCYHDDCSVQTSFGEDEMPVVEQEKPNPFSVLAALKK is encoded by the coding sequence ATGCCCGAGCTAGCCTCTTTGCTGGTCGATGCCAACGGAGAAGTCAGTGTCGAGCTGCAGTTTGCTGTAGATGAGCAGAAGCTCAGAACAGTAAGTGGTCAGGCGCACGCTGAAGTAAAACAGCTTTGTCAGCGTTGCTTGGAGCCAGTGACATTGAACTTGGACGCGGAATTTAATTTAGCAGTAGTGCTAAACGAAGAGCAGGCCAAGAATTTACCGCGCTACTACGACCCTCTTCTTTTGGATGAGGAAGTAGAGCTCTCAACCCTCGTTGAAGAGGAGTTGATACTGAGTCTTCCAGTGGTTTGTTACCACGACGATTGTTCAGTTCAGACTTCTTTCGGTGAAGATGAGATGCCAGTAGTAGAGCAGGAAAAACCGAACCCATTTAGTGTGCTAGCGGCGCTTAAAAAGTAA
- a CDS encoding nucleoside triphosphate pyrophosphatase: MKNEQQTIVLASSSRYRRELLAKILSNFATSNPNIDESAKDLEKPSELALRLAIEKAEALANEFPNALIIGSDQVAQLGNQALGKPGTHERAIEQLRLCSGQTVYFYTGLALHNSALGVTESFLDCVEVKFRELSETEISNYIERESPLDCAGSFKCEGLGITLFEKIHSNDPNSLVGLPLIELNRILIKAGVNPLLL; the protein is encoded by the coding sequence ATGAAAAATGAACAGCAGACTATCGTTTTAGCCTCTAGTTCCCGCTATCGCAGGGAGTTGCTGGCAAAAATCCTGAGCAACTTTGCGACTTCAAATCCAAATATTGACGAATCGGCTAAAGATTTAGAAAAACCCTCAGAGCTAGCACTTAGGCTCGCTATTGAAAAAGCTGAAGCCCTAGCTAATGAGTTTCCAAACGCTTTGATTATTGGCTCAGACCAGGTTGCACAACTTGGTAACCAAGCCCTAGGCAAACCAGGCACCCACGAGCGAGCAATAGAACAACTTCGACTCTGCAGCGGACAGACTGTCTACTTCTACACAGGCCTTGCTCTGCATAACAGTGCACTAGGCGTGACTGAGTCTTTTCTAGATTGTGTTGAAGTGAAATTCCGAGAACTCTCTGAAACCGAGATATCCAACTATATCGAACGAGAATCACCACTCGACTGCGCAGGTAGTTTTAAGTGTGAGGGTTTAGGCATCACGCTGTTTGAGAAGATACATTCGAATGACCCTAACAGCCTCGTCGGTTTACCTCTGATCGAGTTAAACCGAATCCTGATAAAAGCAGGGGTTAACCCCCTGCTTCTATAA
- the sppA gene encoding signal peptide peptidase SppA, which translates to MSENDPWGTSGSDTKQEQLQVNTSAVTQPAKETGENRVDIDSKSWRLLERLIDNVNREQKLTRRWGILFKSLTLIYLFALLGTLLWESGVDAMDVQSEPHVALVEVKGVIADDAEASADTIVGALRDAFKSDASIGVVLRINSPGGSPVQAGYVYDEIRRLRAIYPEKQIVAVISDIGASGGYYIASAADSIVADKASLVGSIGVISSGFGFVDLMEKLGVERRALTAGESKALLDPFQPLGQEQKKFWQSILDTTHKQFIDAVKVGRGDRLSDDPKLFSGLIWTGEQALQLGLIDSLGSASSVARESFATERLVDYTYRPNAIERLAERLGVGVAAEFLQTLGVSSSPRLH; encoded by the coding sequence ATGAGCGAAAACGATCCATGGGGAACTTCGGGTTCTGATACTAAACAAGAGCAGTTACAAGTAAACACCTCCGCTGTTACCCAGCCCGCTAAAGAAACGGGTGAGAATAGGGTAGATATTGATAGTAAAAGTTGGAGACTTCTTGAGCGTCTTATCGATAACGTTAATCGTGAGCAGAAGCTAACTCGTCGTTGGGGGATTCTTTTCAAATCGCTCACGCTAATTTACCTATTTGCACTGCTCGGTACTCTGCTTTGGGAGAGTGGTGTCGATGCGATGGATGTGCAAAGCGAGCCGCATGTTGCCCTAGTTGAGGTTAAAGGGGTCATTGCAGATGACGCTGAGGCGAGTGCCGATACTATTGTTGGCGCTCTGCGAGATGCTTTTAAGTCGGATGCATCCATTGGGGTTGTGCTTCGAATCAATAGCCCTGGCGGAAGCCCTGTTCAGGCTGGATATGTCTATGATGAGATTCGTCGTCTAAGGGCAATCTACCCAGAAAAACAGATTGTTGCGGTTATAAGTGACATAGGTGCCAGTGGCGGTTACTACATCGCTAGTGCGGCCGATTCTATCGTTGCTGATAAAGCCAGCTTAGTGGGATCGATTGGTGTCATCTCATCAGGGTTTGGATTTGTAGATCTGATGGAGAAGCTTGGGGTGGAGCGTCGGGCATTGACGGCTGGCGAGAGCAAAGCGCTACTTGATCCATTTCAGCCTTTAGGCCAAGAGCAGAAGAAGTTCTGGCAATCTATTCTGGATACAACCCACAAACAGTTTATCGACGCTGTCAAAGTCGGTAGGGGTGATAGACTGTCAGATGACCCTAAATTGTTCAGTGGTCTAATTTGGACAGGTGAACAGGCTCTGCAATTGGGTCTGATAGATTCACTCGGTAGCGCAAGTTCGGTCGCGAGAGAATCGTTCGCAACCGAGCGCCTAGTCGACTACACCTACCGTCCAAATGCTATTGAGCGTCTGGCAGAACGTTTAGGTGTTGGTGTAGCTGCAGAGTTTTTACAGACTCTGGGTGTTAGTAGCTCACCAAGACTTCACTGA
- a CDS encoding HAD family hydrolase: protein MQYKLLIFDWDGTLIDSAARIVSSFQLAAQELGYAKPSDDAVRDIIGLGLPEAIKKVMQGISDSEVDPFREAYSRQFLELNSTPVNQFDGVSHGLHKLAEHGFRLAVATGKSRRGLNRALGDSGFQSLFETTRCADETLSKPDPLMLNQILEETQLSVEEAVMIGDTVYDLEMAQNIGMDRIAVSYGVHSKERLDNHKPVLMADTFNEVVSWLTEKR from the coding sequence TTGCAATACAAGCTTCTTATTTTTGATTGGGATGGCACGCTTATCGATTCTGCTGCCCGTATCGTATCCAGTTTTCAGTTGGCAGCTCAAGAGCTTGGCTACGCTAAGCCTTCCGATGATGCCGTTAGAGACATTATAGGTCTTGGTCTGCCTGAAGCGATTAAAAAGGTGATGCAAGGGATTAGCGACTCGGAGGTCGATCCATTTCGTGAAGCCTATAGTCGCCAGTTTTTAGAGTTAAATAGCACTCCTGTAAATCAGTTTGATGGTGTATCGCACGGGCTGCACAAGTTAGCTGAGCATGGCTTTCGTTTGGCAGTGGCGACCGGTAAGAGCCGTCGCGGTTTGAATAGGGCGCTAGGTGATTCAGGCTTTCAAAGCCTTTTTGAGACCACACGATGTGCGGATGAGACCCTCTCTAAGCCAGATCCGTTAATGCTCAATCAGATCCTTGAAGAGACTCAATTGAGCGTTGAGGAGGCGGTAATGATTGGGGATACCGTCTATGATTTAGAGATGGCACAAAACATTGGGATGGATCGTATAGCGGTGAGTTATGGTGTCCATTCAAAAGAGCGGTTAGATAACCATAAACCTGTTTTAATGGCCGACACATTTAACGAAGTAGTCTCTTGGCTAACGGAGAAGAGGTAG
- a CDS encoding lytic transglycosylase domain-containing protein: protein MNLLLEEIYLKINCALLISFALLLETILNSNSAVAETVYNTPSKNESGDLIFKFRNSDGVLSFSDRQPRGTTRYELLKFDCYACQQNNRTNFSTTPLELVKYRTETKQAAKQNNLPEALIRAVIHAESNFKATALSSKGAQGLMQLMPTTAQELGVTNPNNTSENIAGGSQYLAQQLARFNNNERLALAAYNAGPTTVERHKGVPPYPETQRYIERVLTLKSRYEKAL, encoded by the coding sequence GTGAACCTCTTGCTGGAGGAGATCTATTTGAAAATTAACTGCGCTCTACTCATAAGCTTTGCGCTGCTCTTGGAAACCATACTTAATAGCAACTCAGCTGTTGCGGAGACAGTGTATAACACCCCTTCCAAAAATGAGAGCGGAGACCTAATTTTCAAGTTTAGAAATAGTGACGGGGTCCTATCCTTCAGTGACAGACAACCCAGGGGCACAACGCGCTACGAACTTTTAAAGTTCGACTGCTACGCATGCCAACAAAACAATCGAACCAATTTCAGCACAACACCTCTTGAGTTGGTTAAGTACCGAACTGAAACCAAACAGGCGGCCAAACAGAACAATCTTCCCGAAGCACTTATCCGTGCTGTAATTCACGCTGAGTCAAACTTCAAAGCCACTGCACTATCCAGCAAAGGAGCCCAAGGGCTAATGCAGTTGATGCCGACAACTGCACAAGAACTTGGCGTTACCAACCCAAATAACACATCAGAAAATATCGCCGGTGGCAGCCAATATCTCGCTCAACAACTCGCCCGCTTCAATAACAACGAACGCCTCGCACTCGCCGCCTACAACGCCGGACCCACAACCGTAGAACGCCACAAAGGCGTCCCACCCTACCCCGAAACCCAACGCTACATCGAACGCGTCCTAACCCTAAAATCCCGCTACGAAAAAGCTCTTTGA
- the rraA gene encoding ribonuclease E activity regulator RraA gives MEDLLPELCDRYEADVRILEPMLGNFGGKERFSGRIVTIKAFEDNSLVREQVAQPGEGRVLVVDGGGSMRRAMLGDMLAEKAVTNGWSGIVIYGCIRDVNAIGDLDLGVQALGCHPLKTEKKGIGELNVTVRFGGVDFIPGEYLYADNNGLLVSAKELSVD, from the coding sequence ATGGAAGATCTACTCCCAGAACTCTGTGACCGTTATGAAGCGGATGTGCGTATCCTAGAGCCGATGTTGGGTAACTTCGGTGGTAAAGAGCGTTTCAGTGGTCGAATCGTGACGATTAAAGCCTTTGAAGATAACTCTCTAGTGCGCGAACAGGTTGCTCAGCCAGGTGAGGGACGTGTCCTAGTGGTTGACGGTGGCGGTTCAATGCGACGCGCTATGTTGGGCGACATGTTGGCAGAGAAGGCAGTTACAAACGGCTGGTCAGGCATTGTAATCTACGGCTGTATTCGTGATGTAAATGCGATCGGTGATTTAGACCTAGGGGTTCAGGCGCTAGGTTGTCACCCGCTCAAGACCGAGAAAAAAGGGATCGGTGAATTGAACGTAACAGTGCGATTTGGCGGGGTAGATTTCATCCCTGGTGAGTACCTTTACGCAGACAATAACGGGCTATTGGTAAGTGCAAAAGAGCTGAGTGTTGATTGA
- a CDS encoding FAD-binding and (Fe-S)-binding domain-containing protein, translating to MIPRLDKINTTQQLYLSFIERLKREGFAGDLNPDYANRVVLATDNSIYQVLPQGVVYPRHADDLALIARLAAEAEYADLVLSARGGGTGTNGQSLTDGLIVDISKHMNQILEINAEERWVRIQTGVVKDQLNAALKPYGLFFAPELSTSNRATVGGMINTDASGQGSVLYGKTRDHVLELSSIWLGGERWTSGPISDEELAEISARDDQIGEIHRMLDAISRDHADEIERCFPKLNRCLTGYDLAHIRDESGRFNLNSILCGAEGSLAFITEAKLNVLPIPKVSALVNIKYDSFEASMRDANALMEWQPASIETVDSKVLNLAMQDITWDTVANYFPANEGEPAIQGINLVEYVGDDQAEIDAKIEKLCAHLTEVSGQPGKSFGFTVAKGAAEINKIWGMRKRAVGLLGNAQGSKRPIPFVEDTAVPPENLADYIMDFRAALDKRGLTYGMFGHVDAGVLHVRPAIDMKDPEQETLIREVTDEVVALTQKYKGLLWGEHGKGVRSEYAPEFFGPLYPVLQQIKAAFDPRNQMNPGKIATPAIEGAALLKVDAVPTRGQQDRQVPETAREAYDSAMHCNGNGACYNYDPNDAMCPSWKGTRERIHSPKGRASLVREWLRLLAERGVDAAGYAEASRRTPSLLGLPKRLLNTFKRSQGQYDFSNEVYDAMSGCLACKSCVGQCPIKVNVPDFRARFLELYYTRYMRPMKDYMVAGLESMLPWLAKFPAPYNWAMNNPLLQKLTARFMGMVDSPSICTLTLKKLMDQQGIQLASVEALAAIPADQKANTVVIVQDAFTSYFESQLVIDIAEMIERLGFNVLIAPFAANGKPLHVHGFMKRFAKIANENVAMLRQFEAQGVSLIGVEPSMTLTYRQEYAQVVEGDLPKVALLQEWLASNIEQFNDIQLASDKAFKLMAHCTEKTNAAPSIANWKQIYEALGLKLQVVATGCCGMAGTYGHETDNRDTSEKIYAQSWQPIVQGAEDREELLATGYSCRSQVKRFDEVHLQHPAQAILKLLK from the coding sequence ATGATTCCACGCTTAGATAAAATCAACACCACACAACAGCTCTACCTGTCGTTTATTGAGCGACTCAAGAGAGAAGGGTTTGCCGGGGATCTCAACCCTGACTATGCAAACCGAGTGGTTTTGGCGACTGATAACTCTATCTATCAGGTGTTGCCACAAGGCGTTGTCTATCCTCGTCATGCTGATGATTTGGCCCTTATTGCACGTTTGGCTGCTGAAGCTGAGTACGCGGATCTGGTCTTAAGTGCGCGTGGCGGTGGTACTGGAACCAACGGTCAATCGCTGACTGATGGTCTTATCGTTGATATCTCCAAGCACATGAATCAAATTTTAGAGATCAATGCTGAAGAGCGTTGGGTGCGTATTCAAACTGGTGTGGTTAAAGATCAGTTGAACGCCGCTCTAAAACCTTACGGACTCTTCTTTGCGCCAGAGTTATCAACCTCCAACCGCGCCACTGTGGGCGGTATGATAAACACTGATGCCTCTGGACAGGGGTCTGTGCTCTACGGAAAAACCCGAGACCACGTGCTTGAACTGAGCTCTATCTGGTTAGGTGGTGAGCGTTGGACTTCAGGCCCTATCTCCGATGAAGAGCTTGCAGAGATATCGGCACGTGACGACCAAATCGGTGAGATACACCGAATGCTGGATGCCATAAGTCGTGACCATGCAGATGAGATTGAGCGCTGCTTCCCTAAACTGAACCGCTGTTTGACTGGTTACGATTTAGCGCACATTCGTGATGAATCGGGCCGTTTCAACCTCAACTCAATCCTCTGTGGTGCCGAGGGCTCTTTAGCCTTCATCACAGAAGCGAAATTGAACGTGCTGCCGATTCCGAAAGTGTCGGCACTAGTAAATATCAAATATGACAGTTTTGAAGCGTCAATGCGTGATGCGAATGCGCTTATGGAGTGGCAGCCCGCTTCAATCGAAACAGTCGACTCTAAGGTTCTGAACCTTGCGATGCAGGATATCACTTGGGATACGGTGGCTAACTACTTCCCAGCAAATGAAGGTGAGCCAGCTATTCAAGGTATTAACCTCGTTGAGTACGTAGGTGATGATCAGGCTGAGATCGACGCGAAGATCGAAAAGCTCTGCGCACATCTGACGGAAGTGAGTGGCCAGCCTGGCAAGAGCTTTGGTTTTACTGTTGCCAAGGGCGCAGCAGAGATCAATAAGATCTGGGGTATGCGTAAGCGTGCGGTAGGTCTGCTTGGAAATGCGCAGGGCTCTAAACGTCCTATTCCATTTGTCGAGGACACTGCAGTTCCACCTGAGAATCTTGCAGATTACATCATGGATTTCCGTGCTGCCCTTGATAAACGCGGCTTGACCTACGGTATGTTCGGACATGTTGATGCAGGTGTACTGCATGTGCGTCCTGCTATCGATATGAAAGATCCAGAGCAAGAGACCCTTATTCGTGAAGTGACCGACGAAGTGGTAGCTCTGACTCAAAAATATAAAGGGTTATTGTGGGGTGAGCATGGTAAGGGTGTTCGCTCTGAATACGCTCCAGAGTTTTTCGGCCCGCTCTACCCAGTACTACAACAGATTAAAGCGGCATTCGATCCGCGCAATCAGATGAACCCAGGCAAGATTGCAACTCCTGCAATTGAGGGTGCAGCACTGCTTAAAGTTGATGCCGTGCCTACGCGTGGCCAACAGGATCGTCAGGTGCCTGAAACTGCTCGTGAAGCCTACGATTCAGCCATGCACTGTAACGGTAATGGTGCCTGCTACAACTACGATCCCAACGATGCGATGTGTCCATCGTGGAAGGGCACACGTGAGCGAATTCACTCGCCTAAAGGGCGTGCTTCACTTGTACGTGAATGGCTGCGCCTATTGGCTGAACGCGGTGTCGATGCTGCTGGTTACGCTGAAGCGTCACGCAGAACTCCATCACTGCTTGGTTTACCGAAGCGTCTTCTAAATACTTTTAAACGCTCGCAGGGGCAGTATGACTTCTCTAACGAAGTGTACGATGCCATGTCAGGCTGTTTGGCTTGTAAGTCCTGTGTTGGCCAGTGCCCAATCAAGGTCAATGTGCCTGACTTCCGTGCGCGTTTCTTAGAGCTCTACTACACCCGATACATGCGTCCTATGAAGGATTACATGGTGGCAGGCCTTGAGTCGATGCTGCCATGGTTGGCGAAATTTCCTGCACCGTACAACTGGGCGATGAATAATCCACTACTGCAGAAACTCACCGCGCGCTTTATGGGGATGGTCGACTCCCCATCAATCTGTACCCTAACGTTGAAGAAGTTGATGGATCAGCAGGGCATTCAACTCGCTTCGGTCGAGGCGCTTGCCGCTATTCCTGCGGATCAAAAAGCGAATACGGTTGTTATCGTGCAAGATGCCTTTACCAGCTACTTTGAATCACAGCTAGTCATCGATATTGCCGAGATGATTGAGCGACTAGGCTTCAATGTATTGATCGCGCCATTTGCTGCTAATGGTAAGCCGTTGCACGTTCATGGCTTTATGAAGCGCTTTGCTAAAATTGCTAATGAAAATGTTGCGATGTTGCGTCAATTCGAAGCCCAGGGTGTCAGCTTGATTGGTGTAGAGCCATCAATGACACTGACCTATCGACAAGAGTATGCACAGGTTGTTGAGGGTGATTTACCGAAAGTGGCGCTGTTGCAGGAGTGGTTGGCATCTAATATCGAACAGTTTAACGATATTCAACTCGCCTCTGATAAAGCCTTTAAGTTGATGGCGCACTGTACTGAGAAGACCAATGCAGCACCTTCGATTGCAAACTGGAAACAGATCTACGAAGCCTTGGGACTCAAACTTCAGGTGGTTGCTACAGGCTGTTGTGGCATGGCAGGTACCTACGGCCACGAAACCGATAATCGTGATACCTCAGAGAAGATCTATGCTCAGAGCTGGCAGCCAATTGTCCAAGGTGCAGAAGATCGTGAAGAGCTACTTGCAACCGGTTACTCGTGCCGTTCACAGGTTAAGCGCTTTGATGAAGTGCATTTGCAGCATCCAGCGCAAGCAATTTTGAAACTACTGAAATAG
- a CDS encoding S1 RNA-binding domain-containing protein codes for MSFEILAEMPVFELGKRNELKVLRESPYGVYLDTGDGGGILLPKGEVPEGTKPGDKLCVFIYLDTEDQEIATLRHPKAELGQFARLKVTSVTQVGAFLDWGLQKDLFLPFGEQQKPVTEGLWVNVFIYIDNTGRLAATTKTDRYLEVDTSELAKDMVVEVLPWRMTDIGMLCIINDRFEGLIHRQDLTQHLSLGKRIPGYIKQVRDDGRVGLMLQAPGYKRVGSLAEQIVADLEAHGGVCSLGDKSDPVAINDRFGCSKKAFKMAIGQLLKEGKLAQDDRGIRLL; via the coding sequence TTGTCTTTTGAAATTTTGGCGGAGATGCCTGTGTTTGAGTTAGGTAAGCGCAACGAGCTTAAAGTACTTCGTGAAAGTCCCTACGGTGTCTATTTAGATACCGGTGATGGTGGCGGTATTTTATTGCCTAAAGGGGAGGTACCAGAGGGTACTAAACCGGGTGATAAGCTATGTGTGTTCATCTACTTAGATACTGAAGATCAAGAGATCGCAACGCTGCGTCACCCCAAGGCAGAGCTTGGTCAGTTCGCCCGTTTAAAAGTCACCTCGGTAACTCAAGTGGGTGCCTTCCTTGATTGGGGGCTGCAGAAAGATCTGTTTCTTCCCTTTGGCGAACAGCAGAAGCCTGTGACTGAAGGGTTATGGGTTAACGTATTTATCTATATCGATAATACCGGGCGCCTGGCAGCTACCACTAAAACGGATCGTTACCTAGAGGTGGATACATCTGAGCTTGCCAAAGATATGGTAGTTGAAGTTCTGCCATGGCGTATGACTGACATAGGGATGCTCTGCATTATCAATGACCGTTTTGAGGGGCTTATCCACCGTCAGGATCTAACTCAGCATCTGAGTTTGGGTAAGCGTATTCCTGGTTATATCAAGCAGGTCCGTGACGATGGTCGTGTTGGTCTCATGCTGCAAGCGCCGGGTTACAAACGTGTAGGCTCCTTGGCGGAACAGATCGTAGCCGATCTAGAAGCACATGGTGGTGTCTGCAGCTTGGGTGATAAGAGTGATCCAGTTGCTATCAATGATCGTTTTGGATGTAGTAAGAAGGCGTTCAAAATGGCGATTGGTCAGCTCCTTAAAGAGGGTAAGTTAGCCCAGGATGATCGCGGTATTCGCCTGCTTTGA